In one window of Oncorhynchus keta strain PuntledgeMale-10-30-2019 unplaced genomic scaffold, Oket_V2 Un_contig_1690_pilon_pilon, whole genome shotgun sequence DNA:
- the LOC118364795 gene encoding girdin-like isoform X1: MIDQSSRTSIKMESEVFLPHLEQFMLSPLVIWVKTFGQNDGNMTLDYPELLDGVFLNKIMIQINPKATLPSVNKVNDDPSQRILNLTVLIRQIKTYYLETLRQLIMMPLPSVLLLGRTPHCEQSLEEMKKLLLLLLGCAVQCEKKEEYVERIQTLDFDTKAAIAAHIQEVTHSQDSVLDLHWLEASELCAEDLETLFRRLVDQRDTQLETILELMQERESTPSPSPPSAQSPSDCPSMQQQAASHQHLSVELADSKAKVRRLRQELEEKSEQVLDCRQELENMEAEFKRIQQENSVLLAEARSARTYRDELDALRERAIRADKLESEVGRYREKLHNMEFYKAKVEELKEDNSVLLETKAVLQQQLEGWRARSDKLHQLEKHSLLLNARVHVMEQEKEVDRRRMEELQEENLALELAQRRSMEESQHLGWELEQLSRSPDNSQGQKSLGEEVVEGTRSRLLRLERENQSLLRTIEELKAADLSLGPQHNHNHEHMWRDGQRPTNTAEVVREYLGSLNNASWEQSQLVIKEDCDIDIDTSHHRDPKCNGVSVDLEGEIDRLEKESETLKEKMDLQKQEKGQLEDGESCDLSDPMADLEAEAKDNTRNLLQPGASVSLTRDTSPCSKNKSPRRENSSTGLQARASSSSTKHTERLEAKCRALDTENQRLQAALDNTGRKLHRLEAEVHELEAENQILQAGLEELRISSRRMEQLGQEKQTLEQEASCLERDKRRLEKENRRLRQQAEIQDSTLDGSNLRVASLERENRGMGKEVERLKEVEERVKGLERDNRELAKQGAINQRALVTLREELVSDKLKTQQRENELERLAHELEMRVLNQDTSTQSDEETPDNSRFKMLESELESSLKRSLQIKEDKMAAVEARLQESSTLNQQLRQELKTVRLNYEALLQREEEENAARSPTPQRESDRAVSEWQWESQEATRELLRVKDRLIEVERNNATLQAERQALQVQLRQLETQSDGLQAQILALQRQTASLQENNTALQTHNANLQVEKSTLNSQSASLLAQNAQLQCQQSSTEGDKEVAMREREELRGVHDQLLRDHERLAALHERQAMDYEALMGKHGCLKNVHRTLELEHRTLEDRYKSLLQQKAKLEGLEKALREEQDKMSVEKEQHRTTASECRQLRDEKDWLNQTYRQLLKDQEELQADHKNMKTLLNSTKLEQTKLESDFNKLREQYQQLDITNTKLTNQCELLSQLKGNLEEENRHLLDQIQTLMLQNRTLLEQTMESKDLFHVEQRQHIDKLNELRRQKEKLEEKIMDQYKFYDPSPPRRRGNWIALKMRKLMKPRSRERCGPASSSDHHRSLTPTRSCSFEALPPTSPSASCCQDNGSFVGSDGSGGSTTSPRRSSNKDCNDSAVAADFDDGDELQNRGLNGVPSRAQSQSSGEFSLSLDNEPWSNGSSPVQPPPSSRRSSSSCLPPSDTSTPRHTRQNPSPTTHTQQRSTSLTHTSSNKHRERVGVKNSSPIAIANTQGSVPCRGREVGSTQDPWPRKSLLRRCASGSRAPQRPSDGNVPKTAVLRRSGLGLNKAPETTTTRASAMSPTTVLYVQVESSSVSGCLNCFSTPLGKEARLREPWSPASLPRASSVISTAEGSSRRSSVNSDSRVMAKVDPLPIMESDGSPNQETDTVNQNQNKQNNPEEPDTDNQPPPPSKPPRYPAVATDRPKSTCQESLFGGTPFNLDSVFSDTIFSESVVTTTTSNSSNNNDKNQTFLCLNPELERNVSFPPLRQGSTNGTALGHMDNVQSQNGGHEDCESNTVEITQC; this comes from the exons AT GATCGATCAATCATCAAGGACATCGATCAAGATGGAAAGCGAGGTTTTTCTTCCCCATCTGGAGCAATTTATGCTCAGCCCGCTTGTCATTTGG gtGAAGACATTTGGGCAAAACGATGGGAACATGACATTGGATTATCCCGAGTTACTGGATGGGGTCTTTTTGAACAAAATCATGATTCAAAT AAATCCCAAAGCGACTCTTCCGAGCGTCAACAAAGTGAACGACGACCCCAGTCAGAGGATTCTGAACCTGACCGTTCTCATCCGTCAAATCAAAACCTATTACCTA GAGACTCTGAGGCAGCTGATCATGATGCCCTTACCCAGCGTGTTGCTGCTTGGCAGGACTCCTCACTGTG AGCAAAGTTTGGAGGAAATGAAGAAATTACTTCTTCTCTTATTGGGATGTGCTGTCCAG tgtgaGAAGAAAGAGGAGTACGTTGAACGCATCCAGACTCTCGACTTTGACACGAAAGCAGCAATAGCTGCTCATATCCAAGAG GTTACCCACAGTCAGGACAGTGTACTGGACCTCCATTGGCTGGAGGCCAGCGAGCTCTGTGCTGAGGACCTGGAGACCCTGTTCAGGCGCCTGGTggaccagagagacacacagctggAG ACTATTTTAGAGCTAATGCAGGAGAGAGAGTCCACCCCGTCACCTTCTCCGCCCAGCGCCCAGTCCCCCAGTGACTGTCCCAGCATGCAACAGCAGGCGGCCTCCCACCAGCACCTGTCTGTGGAGCTGGCCGACTCCAAGGCCAAGGTCAGACGGCTGCGCCAGGAGCT agaggagaagagtgagCAGGTACTGGACTGTAGACAGGAGCTGGAGAACATGGAGGCTGAGTTCAAGAGGATTCAACAGGAG AACTCTGTGTTGCTAGCGGAGGCCCGGTCAGCCCGTACGTACCGTGACGAGCTGGATGCCCTGAGAGAGAGGGCCATCAGGGCTGACAAGCTGGAGAGCGAGGTGGGACGATACCGCGAGAAGCTGCACAACATGGAGTTCTACAAGGCCAAAGTGGAG GAGCTGAAGGAGGATAACTCTGTGTTGCTAGAGACCAAGGCTGTACTGCAGCAGCagctggaggggtggagggccCGCTCTGATAAACTACACCAGCTAGAGAAACACAGTCTGCTGCTCAACGCCAGGGTCCACGTCATGGAACAG GAGAAGGAGGTGGACAGGAGGCGCATGGAGGAGCTGCAGGAGGAGAACCTGGCCCTGGAGCTGGCCCAGAGGAGGAGCATGGAGGAGTCACAGCACTTGGGATGGGAGCTGGAGCAGCTGTCCAGGAGCCCCGACAACTCACAGG GTCAGAAGTCTCTGGGTGAGGAGGTGGTTGAGGGGACCAGGAGTCGTCTGctgaggctggagagagagaaccaaagcCTGCTCAGGACCATAGAGGAACTGAAAGCTGCTGACCTCAGCCTGGGACCGCAGCACAACCATAACCATGAGCACATGTGGAGGGACGGCCAGCGACCCACAAACACG GCTGAGGTGGTTAGAGAGTACCTTGGCAGTTTAAACAACGCCTCCTGGGAGCAGTCTCAATTGGTCATCAAAGAGGATTGTGACATTGacatagacacatcacatcacaggGACCCAAAGTGCAACGGAGTGTCGGTTGACCTAGAGGGAGAGATTGACCGactggagaaagagagcgagacccTCAAGGAGAAGATGGACCTTCAGAAGCAAGAGAAAGGCCAACTCGAAGACGGAGAGTCTTGCGATCTGAGTGACCCCATGGCTGACCTGGAAGCAGAAGCTAAAGACAACACCCGCAATCTCCTTCAACCAGGCGCTTCAGTGTCTCTGACGCGTGATACCTCACCCTGCTCTAAGAACAAGAGTCCACGTCGGGAGAACAGTAGCACGGGGCTGCAGGCGAGGGCTTCCTCTTCATCCACGAAGCACACAGAGCGTCTGGAAGCGAAGTGTAGAGCCCTGGACACAGAGAACCAGCGGCTTCAGGCTGCCCTGGACAACACAG GCCGGAAGCTCCATCGGCTGGAGGCCGAAGTCCACGAGCTGGAGGCTGAGAACCAGATCCTGCAGGCTGGGCTGGAGGAGCTGAGGATCTCCTCGCGGCGCATGGAGCAGCTAGGTCAGGAGAAGCAGACCCTGGAGCAGGAGGCTTCTTGcctggagagagacaagaggaggctGGAGAAGGAGAACCGCAGGCTGAGGCAACAGGCAGAGATCCAGGACTCTACCCTGGACGGGAGCAACCTGAGGGTGGctagtctggagagagagaacag GGGGATGGGGAAGGAGGTGGAGAGGctgaaggaggtggaggagagggtcaaGGGGCTGGAGAGGGATAACAGAGAGCTGGCCAAGCAGGGAGCGATCAACCAGAGGGCCCTGGTCACCCTGAGAGAG GAGTTGGTGAGTGACAAGCTGAAGACCCAGCAGAGGGAGAATGAGCTGGAGAGGCTGGCCCACGAGCTGGAGATGAGAGTCCTCAACCAGGACACATCAACACAGAGTGATGAGGAAACTCCAGACAACAG TAGGTTCAAGATGTTGGAGTCTGAGCTGGAGTCGTCTCTGAAGAGGTCCCTGCAGATCAAAGAAGACAAGATGGCTGCCGTTGAGGCTCGTCTGCAGGAGTCCTCCACCCTCAACCAGCAGCTACGTCAAGAGCTCAAGACT GTACGTCTGAACTACGAAGCCCtgctgcagagggaggaggaggagaatgcgGCCCGTAGCCCCACCCCTCAGAGGGAGAGTGACAGGGCGGTAAGCGAATGGCAGTGGGAGAGCCAGGAGGCCACCAGGGAGCTGCTGAGGGTCAAGGACCGCCTCATCGAGGTGGAGAGGAAC AATGCCACACTGCAGGCAGAGCGTCAGGCACTGCAGGTCCAGCTCAGACAGCTGGAGACCCAGTCAGATGGCCTGCAGGCTCAGATCCTGGCCCTGCAGAGACAGACAGCCTCCCTGCAGGAGAACAACACGGCTCTCCAGACACACAACGCTAACCTGCAG GTGGAGAAGTCCACTCTGAACTCCCAGAGTGCATCACTCCTGGCCCAGAACGCTCAGCTCCAATGCCAACAATCCAGCACCGAGGGGGATAAGGAGGTGGCCATGCGTGAGCGCGAGGAGCTGCGCGGCGTGCACGACCAGCTCCTGAGGGACCACGAGAGGCTGGCGGCGCTGCACGAGAGACAAGCCATGGACTACGAGGCCCTGATGGGGAAACACGGCTGTCTGAAGAACGTCCACCGCACTCTGGAGCTGGAGCATAGAACGCTGGAGGACAG GTACAAATCCCTGCTGCAGCAGAAGGCCAAACTAGAGGGTCTGgagaaggctctgagagaggagcAGGACAAGATGTCTGTGGAGAAGGAGCAGCACAGGACCACCGCCTCAGAGTGTCGACAGCTCCGGGATGAGAAGGACTG GCTGAACCAGACGTACCGTCAGCTGTTGAAGGATCAGGAGGAGCTCCAGGCGGACCATAAGAACATGAAGACCCTGCTGAACAGCACCAAGCTGGAGCAGACCAAGCTCGAGTCCGACTTCAACAAGCTCAGAGAGCAGTACCAACAGCTAGACATCACCAACACCAAGCTCACCAACCAGTGTGAG CTGCTGAGTCAGTTGAAGGGGAACCTGGAGGAGGAGAACCGGCACCTGCTGGACCAGATCCAGACCCTGATGCTGCAGAACCGCACCCTGCTAGAACAGACCATGGAGAGCAAGGACCTGTTCCACGTAGAACAGAGACAGCACAT agacAAGCTGAATGAGCtgaggagacagaaggagaagtTGGAGGAGAAGATCATGGACCAGTACAAGTTCTATGACCCCTCACCCCCACGGAG GCGTGGGAACTGGATCGCCCTGAAGATGAGGAAGCTGATGAAGCCGAGGAGCAGGGAGCGTTGTGGCCCCGCCTCCTCTTCTGACCACCATCGCTCTCTCACCCCCACACGCTCCTGCTCCTTCGAGGCCCTCCCGCCCACCTCCCCCTCTGCTTCCTGTTGCCAGGACAACGGCTCCTTCGTGGGTTCGGACGGCTCGGGTGGGTCCACCACTTCCCCCAGGAGGAGCAGCA ACAAGGATTGTAATGACAGTGCTGTGGCGGCTGACTTTGACGACGGGGACGAACTACAAAACCGCG GTCTGAATGGTGTGCCGAGCCGTGCCCAGAGCCAGAGCAGTGGAGAGTTCAGCCTCAGCCTAGACAACGAACCCTGGTCCAACGGCAGTAGCCCGGTCCAGCCGCCTCCATCATCCCGccgctcctcttcctcctgcctTCCGCCTAGCGATACCTCCACCCCCCGACACACACGGCAGAACCCCTCgccgaccacacacacacagcagcgaTCCACTTCCTTAACACACACCAgcagcaacaaacacagagagagggtaggagtAAAGAACTCCTCACCTATTGCCATAGCAAACACCCAGGGTTCAGTTCCCTgtagggggagggaggtgggtagCACCCAGGACCCCTGGCCCAGAAAGAGTCTCCTCAGGAGGTGCGCCAGCGGCAGCAGAGCCCCCCAGCGCCCTTCCGATGGGAATGTCCCCAAAACAGCCGTACTACGTCGATCTGGATTAGGTCTGAACAAAGCTCCGGAGACCACCACCACCCGAGCCTCAGCCATGTCCCCGACCACGGTGCTCTACGTCCAGGTTGAATCTTCCTCTGTGTCTGGGTGTCTCAACTGTTTCTCCACCCCGTTGGGGAAGGAGGCGCGTCTGAGAGAACCATGGTCTCCTGCCTCTCTACCCCGGGCCAGTAGCGTCATCTCAACAGCCGAGGGTTCCTCGCGACGATCCAGTGTCAACAGTGACTCTAGGGTGATGGCGAAGGTAGATCCCTTACCTATCATGGAATCTGATGGGAGCCCGAATCAGGAGACAGACACGGTTAATCAGAATCAGAACAAGCAGAACAATCCAGAAGAACCAGACACTGATAATCAACCACCACCACCGAGCAAACCCCCCAGATACCCAGCGGTAGCCACCGATCGACCCAAATCCACCTGCCAGGAATCCCTCTTCGGTGGCACCCCGTTCAATCTAGACTCTGTCTTCTCAGACACTATCTTTAGCGAGTCGGTAGTCACCACCACTACTAGTAACAGCAGCAATAATAACGATAAGAACCAGACTTTCCTCTGTCTGAACCCAGAACTGGAGCGTAACGTCAGTTTCCCGCCCCTGAGGCAGGGGTCCACTAACGGCACGGCACTGGGACACATGGACAATGTACAGAGCCAAAATGGAGGACATGAAGACTGTGAGAGTAATACTGTGGAAATCACTCAGTGCTGA
- the LOC118364795 gene encoding girdin-like isoform X4: MNVLCYLYVGLVGQRDTQLKTILELMQERESTPSPSPPSAQSPSDCPSMQQQAASHQHLSVELADSKAKVRRLRQELEEKSEQVLDCRQELENMEAEFKRIQQENSVLLAEARSARTYRDELDALRERAIRADKLESEVGRYREKLHNMEFYKAKVEELKEDNSVLLETKAVLQQQLEGWRARSDKLHQLEKHSLLLNARVHVMEQEKEVDRRRMEELQEENLALELAQRRSMEESQHLGWELEQLSRSPDNSQGQKSLGEEVVEGTRSRLLRLERENQSLLRTIEELKAADLSLGPQHNHNHEHMWRDGQRPTNTAEVVREYLGSLNNASWEQSQLVIKEDCDIDIDTSHHRDPKCNGVSVDLEGEIDRLEKESETLKEKMDLQKQEKGQLEDGESCDLSDPMADLEAEAKDNTRNLLQPGASVSLTRDTSPCSKNKSPRRENSSTGLQARASSSSTKHTERLEAKCRALDTENQRLQAALDNTGRKLHRLEAEVHELEAENQILQAGLEELRISSRRMEQLGQEKQTLEQEASCLERDKRRLEKENRRLRQQAEIQDSTLDGSNLRVASLERENRGMGKEVERLKEVEERVKGLERDNRELAKQGAINQRALVTLREELVSDKLKTQQRENELERLAHELEMRVLNQDTSTQSDEETPDNSRFKMLESELESSLKRSLQIKEDKMAAVEARLQESSTLNQQLRQELKTVRLNYEALLQREEEENAARSPTPQRESDRAVSEWQWESQEATRELLRVKDRLIEVERNNATLQAERQALQVQLRQLETQSDGLQAQILALQRQTASLQENNTALQTHNANLQVEKSTLNSQSASLLAQNAQLQCQQSSTEGDKEVAMREREELRGVHDQLLRDHERLAALHERQAMDYEALMGKHGCLKNVHRTLELEHRTLEDRYKSLLQQKAKLEGLEKALREEQDKMSVEKEQHRTTASECRQLRDEKDWLNQTYRQLLKDQEELQADHKNMKTLLNSTKLEQTKLESDFNKLREQYQQLDITNTKLTNQCELLSQLKGNLEEENRHLLDQIQTLMLQNRTLLEQTMESKDLFHVEQRQHIDKLNELRRQKEKLEEKIMDQYKFYDPSPPRRRGNWIALKMRKLMKPRSRERCGPASSSDHHRSLTPTRSCSFEALPPTSPSASCCQDNGSFVGSDGSGGSTTSPRRSSNKDCNDSAVAADFDDGDELQNRGLNGVPSRAQSQSSGEFSLSLDNEPWSNGSSPVQPPPSSRRSSSSCLPPSDTSTPRHTRQNPSPTTHTQQRSTSLTHTSSNKHRERVGVKNSSPIAIANTQGSVPCRGREVGSTQDPWPRKSLLRRCASGSRAPQRPSDGNVPKTAVLRRSGLGLNKAPETTTTRASAMSPTTVLYVQVESSSVSGCLNCFSTPLGKEARLREPWSPASLPRASSVISTAEGSSRRSSVNSDSRVMAKVDPLPIMESDGSPNQETDTVNQNQNKQNNPEEPDTDNQPPPPSKPPRYPAVATDRPKSTCQESLFGGTPFNLDSVFSDTIFSESVVTTTTSNSSNNNDKNQTFLCLNPELERNVSFPPLRQGSTNGTALGHMDNVQSQNGGHEDCESNTVEITQC, translated from the exons atgaatgtgttatgttatCTTTATGTAGGCCTGGTTggccagagagacacacagctgaAG ACTATTTTAGAGCTAATGCAGGAGAGAGAGTCCACCCCGTCACCTTCTCCGCCCAGCGCCCAGTCCCCCAGTGACTGTCCCAGCATGCAACAGCAGGCGGCCTCCCACCAGCACCTGTCTGTGGAGCTGGCCGACTCCAAGGCCAAGGTCAGACGGCTGCGCCAGGAGCT agaggagaagagtgagCAGGTACTGGACTGTAGACAGGAGCTGGAGAACATGGAGGCTGAGTTCAAGAGGATTCAACAGGAG AACTCTGTGTTGCTAGCGGAGGCCCGGTCAGCCCGTACGTACCGTGACGAGCTGGATGCCCTGAGAGAGAGGGCCATCAGGGCTGACAAGCTGGAGAGCGAGGTGGGACGATACCGCGAGAAGCTGCACAACATGGAGTTCTACAAGGCCAAAGTGGAG GAGCTGAAGGAGGATAACTCTGTGTTGCTAGAGACCAAGGCTGTACTGCAGCAGCagctggaggggtggagggccCGCTCTGATAAACTACACCAGCTAGAGAAACACAGTCTGCTGCTCAACGCCAGGGTCCACGTCATGGAACAG GAGAAGGAGGTGGACAGGAGGCGCATGGAGGAGCTGCAGGAGGAGAACCTGGCCCTGGAGCTGGCCCAGAGGAGGAGCATGGAGGAGTCACAGCACTTGGGATGGGAGCTGGAGCAGCTGTCCAGGAGCCCCGACAACTCACAGG GTCAGAAGTCTCTGGGTGAGGAGGTGGTTGAGGGGACCAGGAGTCGTCTGctgaggctggagagagagaaccaaagcCTGCTCAGGACCATAGAGGAACTGAAAGCTGCTGACCTCAGCCTGGGACCGCAGCACAACCATAACCATGAGCACATGTGGAGGGACGGCCAGCGACCCACAAACACG GCTGAGGTGGTTAGAGAGTACCTTGGCAGTTTAAACAACGCCTCCTGGGAGCAGTCTCAATTGGTCATCAAAGAGGATTGTGACATTGacatagacacatcacatcacaggGACCCAAAGTGCAACGGAGTGTCGGTTGACCTAGAGGGAGAGATTGACCGactggagaaagagagcgagacccTCAAGGAGAAGATGGACCTTCAGAAGCAAGAGAAAGGCCAACTCGAAGACGGAGAGTCTTGCGATCTGAGTGACCCCATGGCTGACCTGGAAGCAGAAGCTAAAGACAACACCCGCAATCTCCTTCAACCAGGCGCTTCAGTGTCTCTGACGCGTGATACCTCACCCTGCTCTAAGAACAAGAGTCCACGTCGGGAGAACAGTAGCACGGGGCTGCAGGCGAGGGCTTCCTCTTCATCCACGAAGCACACAGAGCGTCTGGAAGCGAAGTGTAGAGCCCTGGACACAGAGAACCAGCGGCTTCAGGCTGCCCTGGACAACACAG GCCGGAAGCTCCATCGGCTGGAGGCCGAAGTCCACGAGCTGGAGGCTGAGAACCAGATCCTGCAGGCTGGGCTGGAGGAGCTGAGGATCTCCTCGCGGCGCATGGAGCAGCTAGGTCAGGAGAAGCAGACCCTGGAGCAGGAGGCTTCTTGcctggagagagacaagaggaggctGGAGAAGGAGAACCGCAGGCTGAGGCAACAGGCAGAGATCCAGGACTCTACCCTGGACGGGAGCAACCTGAGGGTGGctagtctggagagagagaacag GGGGATGGGGAAGGAGGTGGAGAGGctgaaggaggtggaggagagggtcaaGGGGCTGGAGAGGGATAACAGAGAGCTGGCCAAGCAGGGAGCGATCAACCAGAGGGCCCTGGTCACCCTGAGAGAG GAGTTGGTGAGTGACAAGCTGAAGACCCAGCAGAGGGAGAATGAGCTGGAGAGGCTGGCCCACGAGCTGGAGATGAGAGTCCTCAACCAGGACACATCAACACAGAGTGATGAGGAAACTCCAGACAACAG TAGGTTCAAGATGTTGGAGTCTGAGCTGGAGTCGTCTCTGAAGAGGTCCCTGCAGATCAAAGAAGACAAGATGGCTGCCGTTGAGGCTCGTCTGCAGGAGTCCTCCACCCTCAACCAGCAGCTACGTCAAGAGCTCAAGACT GTACGTCTGAACTACGAAGCCCtgctgcagagggaggaggaggagaatgcgGCCCGTAGCCCCACCCCTCAGAGGGAGAGTGACAGGGCGGTAAGCGAATGGCAGTGGGAGAGCCAGGAGGCCACCAGGGAGCTGCTGAGGGTCAAGGACCGCCTCATCGAGGTGGAGAGGAAC AATGCCACACTGCAGGCAGAGCGTCAGGCACTGCAGGTCCAGCTCAGACAGCTGGAGACCCAGTCAGATGGCCTGCAGGCTCAGATCCTGGCCCTGCAGAGACAGACAGCCTCCCTGCAGGAGAACAACACGGCTCTCCAGACACACAACGCTAACCTGCAG GTGGAGAAGTCCACTCTGAACTCCCAGAGTGCATCACTCCTGGCCCAGAACGCTCAGCTCCAATGCCAACAATCCAGCACCGAGGGGGATAAGGAGGTGGCCATGCGTGAGCGCGAGGAGCTGCGCGGCGTGCACGACCAGCTCCTGAGGGACCACGAGAGGCTGGCGGCGCTGCACGAGAGACAAGCCATGGACTACGAGGCCCTGATGGGGAAACACGGCTGTCTGAAGAACGTCCACCGCACTCTGGAGCTGGAGCATAGAACGCTGGAGGACAG GTACAAATCCCTGCTGCAGCAGAAGGCCAAACTAGAGGGTCTGgagaaggctctgagagaggagcAGGACAAGATGTCTGTGGAGAAGGAGCAGCACAGGACCACCGCCTCAGAGTGTCGACAGCTCCGGGATGAGAAGGACTG GCTGAACCAGACGTACCGTCAGCTGTTGAAGGATCAGGAGGAGCTCCAGGCGGACCATAAGAACATGAAGACCCTGCTGAACAGCACCAAGCTGGAGCAGACCAAGCTCGAGTCCGACTTCAACAAGCTCAGAGAGCAGTACCAACAGCTAGACATCACCAACACCAAGCTCACCAACCAGTGTGAG CTGCTGAGTCAGTTGAAGGGGAACCTGGAGGAGGAGAACCGGCACCTGCTGGACCAGATCCAGACCCTGATGCTGCAGAACCGCACCCTGCTAGAACAGACCATGGAGAGCAAGGACCTGTTCCACGTAGAACAGAGACAGCACAT agacAAGCTGAATGAGCtgaggagacagaaggagaagtTGGAGGAGAAGATCATGGACCAGTACAAGTTCTATGACCCCTCACCCCCACGGAG GCGTGGGAACTGGATCGCCCTGAAGATGAGGAAGCTGATGAAGCCGAGGAGCAGGGAGCGTTGTGGCCCCGCCTCCTCTTCTGACCACCATCGCTCTCTCACCCCCACACGCTCCTGCTCCTTCGAGGCCCTCCCGCCCACCTCCCCCTCTGCTTCCTGTTGCCAGGACAACGGCTCCTTCGTGGGTTCGGACGGCTCGGGTGGGTCCACCACTTCCCCCAGGAGGAGCAGCA ACAAGGATTGTAATGACAGTGCTGTGGCGGCTGACTTTGACGACGGGGACGAACTACAAAACCGCG GTCTGAATGGTGTGCCGAGCCGTGCCCAGAGCCAGAGCAGTGGAGAGTTCAGCCTCAGCCTAGACAACGAACCCTGGTCCAACGGCAGTAGCCCGGTCCAGCCGCCTCCATCATCCCGccgctcctcttcctcctgcctTCCGCCTAGCGATACCTCCACCCCCCGACACACACGGCAGAACCCCTCgccgaccacacacacacagcagcgaTCCACTTCCTTAACACACACCAgcagcaacaaacacagagagagggtaggagtAAAGAACTCCTCACCTATTGCCATAGCAAACACCCAGGGTTCAGTTCCCTgtagggggagggaggtgggtagCACCCAGGACCCCTGGCCCAGAAAGAGTCTCCTCAGGAGGTGCGCCAGCGGCAGCAGAGCCCCCCAGCGCCCTTCCGATGGGAATGTCCCCAAAACAGCCGTACTACGTCGATCTGGATTAGGTCTGAACAAAGCTCCGGAGACCACCACCACCCGAGCCTCAGCCATGTCCCCGACCACGGTGCTCTACGTCCAGGTTGAATCTTCCTCTGTGTCTGGGTGTCTCAACTGTTTCTCCACCCCGTTGGGGAAGGAGGCGCGTCTGAGAGAACCATGGTCTCCTGCCTCTCTACCCCGGGCCAGTAGCGTCATCTCAACAGCCGAGGGTTCCTCGCGACGATCCAGTGTCAACAGTGACTCTAGGGTGATGGCGAAGGTAGATCCCTTACCTATCATGGAATCTGATGGGAGCCCGAATCAGGAGACAGACACGGTTAATCAGAATCAGAACAAGCAGAACAATCCAGAAGAACCAGACACTGATAATCAACCACCACCACCGAGCAAACCCCCCAGATACCCAGCGGTAGCCACCGATCGACCCAAATCCACCTGCCAGGAATCCCTCTTCGGTGGCACCCCGTTCAATCTAGACTCTGTCTTCTCAGACACTATCTTTAGCGAGTCGGTAGTCACCACCACTACTAGTAACAGCAGCAATAATAACGATAAGAACCAGACTTTCCTCTGTCTGAACCCAGAACTGGAGCGTAACGTCAGTTTCCCGCCCCTGAGGCAGGGGTCCACTAACGGCACGGCACTGGGACACATGGACAATGTACAGAGCCAAAATGGAGGACATGAAGACTGTGAGAGTAATACTGTGGAAATCACTCAGTGCTGA